A single Dermacentor variabilis isolate Ectoservices chromosome 9, ASM5094787v1, whole genome shotgun sequence DNA region contains:
- the LOC142558400 gene encoding uncharacterized protein LOC142558400 encodes MAAHAGQPGFDETEHSWDAYQVRLQSYFEAYDIVDSKKRRALLTAALSTATVGIITVRCAPAKIQDLTYEKLLELLAEHFAPQGNEIAESYKFFTRCQRPDESTKDFIAEIRKRACSCNFGEARDRMLRDRLVCGLRDAGVRGKLLAKPSLTLKEAEDIALAVEMAALNVDHMERTQDYGDVHAVRSKVQGQPYYHKTHPSTSRPSEDVVCPCCGSTKHKAAKCKFRRA; translated from the coding sequence ATGGCGGCCCACGCCGGACAACCGGGTTTCGACGAAACGGAACACAGTTGGGACGCCTACCAGGTGCGTCTGCAGTCCTACTTTGAAGCTTACGATATCGTCGACTCGAAGAAACGACGAGCCCTGCTAACGGCAGCCTTAAGCACGGCAACAGTCGGCATAATTACGGTACGGTGCGCGCCGGCGAAGATTCAAGACCTTACCTATGAGAAGCTGCTTGAACTGCTGGCAGAACACTTTGCGCCACAGGGCAACGAAATAGCGGAGTCTTACAAGTTCTTCACCAGATGCCAGCGTCCCGACGAGTCAACGAAGGACTTCATTGCGGAAATTCGGAAGAGGGCCTGCAGTTGCAACTTTGGCGAGGCACGGGACAGGATGCTACGAGACAGACTTGTTTGTGGTCTACGTGATGCCGGCGTTCGTGGGAAGCTTTTGGCCAAACCTTCGCTGACGCTGAAAGAAGCCGAAGATATAGCGTTAGCAGTAGAGATGGCAGCTCTCAACGTTGATCACATGGAGAGGACACAGGATTATGGCGACGTCCATGCCGTGAGGAGCAAGGTGCAAGGTCAACCGTATTACCACAAGACTCATCCGAGCACTTCTCGACCAAGCGAAGACGTCGTTTGCCCGTGCTGTGGTAGCACTAAGCACAAGGCAGCAAAGTGCAAGTTTCGCCGGGCGTAG